In the genome of Streptosporangiales bacterium, the window GTCGACGAACGCCACCTCGCCGGCGTCCGGCAGGGTCGTCCAGGCGAAGCCGAGGTCGATCGTCAGCCCGCGTCGCCGTTCCTCGGCCAGCCGGTCGGGGTCGGTGCCGGTGAGTGCCTTGACCAGCGTCGACTTGCCGTGGTCGACGTGTCCTGCCGTGGCGACGACGTGCACGACGGCTACCGGGGGAGGTGGCGGAGGCGGACGGGAATCGAACCCGCCTGGCCCGGATACCGGACCACATCGGTGTTGAAGACCGTGCCGGCCACCAGGCCGGATACGCCTCCCCGGGTCGCGACGGTGTCACACACCCTGGTGATGTTACGACCTCGCGGCACGGAGGTCGGCCTCGATCCGTTGCGTCGCGGTGAGCAGCGGTGGCAGCAGCTCGCGCCGCATCTTCGCGGTGGACGTGCGGCTGGCCGCGGTCGAGACGTTGGCCGCCGCGACCACGCGTCCGCTCTTGTCCCTGATCGGCGCGGCGATCGAGCGCAGGCCGTCCTCCAGCTCCTGGTCGACGAGCGACCAGCCGTGGCTGCGCACGCCGTCGAGCTCCTTGCGCAGGTCCTCCGCGGACGTCGTGGTGTGCTCGGTGAGCCGGCGCCGGATCGTACGGCTGATGTAGTCGTCGAGATCGCCTTCGGGCAGGCCGGCGAGCAGCACCCGGCCCATCGACGTGGCGTACGCGGGGAAGCGGGTGCCGACGTTGATGGCGACGGTCATGATGCGCGAGGTCGGGATGCGGGCGACGTAGATGATGTCGTCGCCGTCGAGCACCGACACCGAGGTCGACTCGTGCACCTCGGCGGCCAGGCGCTCCAGGTGCGGCTCGGCGACCTCGGGAAGCGACAGTGCCGAGAGGTAGGCGTACCCGAGGTCGAGGACGCGGGGCGTCAGGGAGAACTGCCGGCCGTCGCTGCGGACGTAGCCGAGGTCGGCGAGGGTGAGCAGGAACCGGCGCGCGGCCGCTCTGGTGAGGTTGGTGGCGCGCGCGACCTCGCTCAGGGTCAGCTCGGGTGCGTTCGCGTCGAACGCCTTGATGACGTTGAGCCCGCGTTCGAGCGACTGGATGAAGTGGACGCCGCGCGACTCCTCGGCCGGAGCGTCCTGGTCCTGCGGTCCGTCGCGCGCTGTCATCGGATGCTCCTTCGT includes:
- a CDS encoding helix-turn-helix domain-containing protein, whose protein sequence is MTARDGPQDQDAPAEESRGVHFIQSLERGLNVIKAFDANAPELTLSEVARATNLTRAAARRFLLTLADLGYVRSDGRQFSLTPRVLDLGYAYLSALSLPEVAEPHLERLAAEVHESTSVSVLDGDDIIYVARIPTSRIMTVAINVGTRFPAYATSMGRVLLAGLPEGDLDDYISRTIRRRLTEHTTTSAEDLRKELDGVRSHGWSLVDQELEDGLRSIAAPIRDKSGRVVAAANVSTAASRTSTAKMRRELLPPLLTATQRIEADLRAARS